TgcgattcttttaaaaatcatataaaaatattaccaaaatcattatcaaattaCCTAAATTTGTCACAAATTGTTTGGACCAATTGTTTGATTCTAAGtgttatatttaaaatcttataCTTCATCGTGAAAAATTAAGCAAAGCAATATAAAAACGAAGAATCTTGTTTTGAAATTAGTTGGGATTGATAATTGACTTATGGTATTTGAACTCAAAACCTAATAGTACAGTAGAAATTGAGattaaagatattatttttagaaaatctcAAAAATACCCTTCCTATTAATAAAAATGGTAACTATGGTTGATAGGAGGATTGGGACAATTATCAGGCCAAATGGCCTGAAAGCACGATTCCCcgtaaaaaaaatttgatagagGGTAAGGGAAGTAACCGCAACTTTGGAAATTCGCCACGTGGCTCAATATACCCACTACCACCATAAAGACCAGAAAGCTGAgagaaaagtagaaagaaagcaTGTCGAGTGAGAGTGGAAGTGTGACTCGGAGTGAAGTGGTGTGCGTCACCGGCGGCAGCGGCTACATCGGTTCCTGGCTGGTCTGTCTCCTTCTCCGCCGTGGCTACACCGTCCACGCCACCGTCAAAAATCTCAGTTTCCCACACTCATCCTTCTCCAGATCATGGTTTTTATCACATTGTTCCAAcagtttgattttcatttaatttttgttttaattttgttgcaGAGGATGAAAGGGAAACGAAGCATCTAGAAGCCCTAGAGGGGGCAGACTCCAGTCTCCGTCTCTTCCAGATTGATGTCCTCGACTACGACTCCATCGTCGCTGCCGTTAATGGCACCGCCGGCGTCTTCCACCTCGCCTCCCCCTGCATCGTCGATAAGGTTCAGGATCCCGAGGTCTGTTCTCCAATCCAACGCCTATGCATTTTGAGCCTGCATACCCCTGTGTAATCCAACTCAGTATGCCTTTGTGCTAgaatatttttctattcttcCCCATCACCCAGTGTAAGCTCCAATTTAGTGTTCCGTACATAATTTTCCTTCTAAACTCTAATATTCTTGAAACAATTGCATCATAACCGAAATTTGGTCATCGATATAGATAAAAGGAGGCTATAagtataattataatttgtacAGTACTGTTAAAAACTAATAGATTACAACAGATTTTCATCAGTTCAATAGAAGAATTAAGTGGGTGTCTTATGAGCTTCAATTTCAGTTTAAGGTctgtttaattattattattattaaaattttatgttcattttatttgaaatgaagtGATTATTAATGGAATCATATGCCTTTCCCAAGTCCTAAATCGATATGTACACATGTAATTGATGCTATATATTGTTGAGTCTGATGATAAAAACCCAAATgggtttttatatatatatgattgagTTTCTGCTGAATTTTTATGTTGGTTGCTTGATTTTGTGGATTAATAGAAGGAACTTCTAGATCCGGCAATTAAAGGGACAAACAATGTCTTAACAGCAGCTAAGGAGCTGGGGGTTGGGCGTGTGGTGGTGACATCATCTATCTCGGCTATCATTCCTAGCCCAAACTGGCCAGCTGATGTTGTCAAAGGGGAGGATTGCTGGACTGATACCGAGTACTGCAAGCAGAAAGGAGTAAGCACCTTTATCTAATTGATCTTGCTCTATTGCCCTTGGCTTGTGGCTGCTGGGTGACTAGGTGCTTATATGTTTATGTACTTGTATTTATAGCTGATGATTTTAAATTCGTGAGAGTAGCAGCGCCAAACATGGTTACAGGCTGCGCCCTGCATTTTCATTCATGTAGCAATATGTTCTTCTTACTTCTCAAAGACTGATGCAGTTGCAATGCGTATTTTGTTATGACTAGATATGGTATCCACTTTCAAAGACACTGGCTGAAAAAGCGGCTTGGGAATTTGCCAAGGAGAAAGGTTTGGATGTGGTTGTGGTGAATCCTGGCACTGTGATGGGCCCTATTCTTCCCCCAGGGCTCAATGCAAGCATGTTAATGATTCTTCGCCTTCTCCAAGGTAATGTTCTGCATAAATTTCTGCTAAACTATCATATTTCCTACATAACCAATGCATCCATCGCTAGAACATCGTTATTAAAACGGGTATTTGTTTGCTATATGGTTGCTGGTGCTAGGTGTCCACCCAAACCCCTGTAGTGAGAAAGGTtgattgtttaattaaaaaaaggctGTGGATTAGGAGACATTATTAATCACTTAAATTGATGTCGTGCTGTTATTCAGTGCGTATCTTGTGCCATGCAATTGTTGTTTAaagtatttttgttatttttataaatttattttgagtttTATTCTAACTGAAGTGATGatcatgtttcttttttttttttctaagtttaGTCACTTACACCTCTCCTTATGCAGTATGTAGCTCTCTGATTTCTGGGCTTAAGGCATTTGAATTAAGTTGGGGAGAGCATGGAGAAAGGTAGAAGGTTACTTGGGGGTGATAGCCATATTGAAGCCCACAAAGCCACCTTTCTCTACCCCAACACACCCACATACAAATGCACCATCCAGAGTGTGAGcatatgttttttcttaaagGTTTTTCATGGGCAATTAAACTAATGCTGCTCCACCTTTTCATTACTTGGGGCCAGCCACATGAAAAAAGTACATAAACAAGAAGCTTACATGCAAAATGATGAAGCTTACAACCTTCCTTGGTAAAAACTGTTGATCTGTGAAAACTTCTTGTTGATTGGATGATTTGTGTGGACTCCTTTCCATATGATGAATATCCTATTTCAGATTCACCAACTTCCTTTCATACCTCTTGACCATCAAACCTGGAACAAAGGCACACTTGCTCTGCAAGTCAGGTTCATAGCTAACCCTTGTAAGCTATTGATCCCCACTGTAGAGAGCATTGATCTACTCCTCTTTTTTTATATGAGTGTTGATCTACTCCACTGCAaacatcaaattcaaattttataatccAAAGTTTCTAACACTTCTCTACAAGCAAAGGAAGGTGTCATGCACTCCTTAAACCCTCCTCCTCCAGTTGCCTCACATGATATGAGTTGACCAAAGAAATTGCAATGACAATTTGTCCTGGTTGCAGGGTGCACTGACATATACGAGGACTTTTTTATGGGATCTGTTCATGTTAAAGACGTAGCCCTAGCACATATTTTGGTGTATGAGAACAAATCAGCATCTGGAAGGCACTTGTGTGTTGAAGCTATTTCTCATTATGGTGACTTTGCAGCCAAGGTTGCAGAACTTTACCCTGAATACAAAGTGCCCAGGTAACATGTTTGACTCCTATGCCCACAAAATAGTTTTCCGAGGAACATTTTGCATAGTTCATTTTGACGAATTTTTTTCTGATagtcataaaacatcaaaaggcTATTCATTTGGTGGAAGTGACTCCCATCTTGGAGATAATATTGATATGCATGGTTAAGTTTAATCATAAAGACACCACATTATGAAGGCTATCTATAAAGTCCATTAGTGTGCAATTAGCCAACCCTAAAAAGACCCAAGGCCAATCTAGGAGAGACAAAATGAGGGTTCTGCTTTTGGTCCGACCTCTCTTCCTCATTAAAGGTCTGGTTATTATGCCCCTTCCAAAATGCCCCAAAAGAGTCTTTTACTGTATCCTGTGGTTCTGCACTAGCTGTTCTACTAGATGCGTTCTACTAGTTGCAGCGTGGAGGACATTCCTTGCTTAGATGGAGCATGGACTTCACTTCtattaataagttaataacGATTACTCTGAATTTGTGGTGTTGAAATATCTGTTCCCTTCTTTTATTCCCCAAGATGTGATTGTATCGTCTTTTTAACTGAGAACTAATCTGTCTGATCCACCTTTCTTTTTTAGGCATTGGAGAGAGGGTAAAAGAATGCAGTAGATGTCACTCTTGTTCTTCCTTTTCAAACGGTGAAAACCAAGGCTGATATGATAGTATAATCTATATGTTCTTTTCCATGCTGTGGTAGATGGCACCATAGATTACCTTCCCATCACCTTGGCTATgacattatttaatttcatcCTAGAATTCCAAATGATGTTTGCAAATTGCAATCCTTCTCAACCTCCACCTTGTTGTTAAGTCCGCTTGATGTTCCCTTAAACTTCTATAATCGATCTTTATGAGttttaaggatttctcaaacaACTGTCTGCCTTTCAAATAGGTTGCCAAAGGATACTCAACCTGGTTTGCTAAGGGCCAAGACTGCATCTAAGAAGCTGATGGACTTGGGTCTACAATTCATTCCCATGGAGCAAATTATCAAAGATTCTGTTGAGAGTCTCCGGAGCAAAGGGTTTATTTCTTGAACAAAGGCTGCAGTTGCCATCAAGCTAATCTCTTCAGAAACCCATGTAATGGTATGAACTTGAAGAATAATGAAACTTATGATATGGCCcctcccttctttttttttttttttaaattaattatgttCTCGCAATGTTTTCGAAGATGTATGACTGAGACTGATCAAGTTCGGAAAGCCAGACAAAAAATCTATTatcttatccttttttttttttgtttaattgagAATAATGGTTAAAgcaattatttcaatttatgaGGTAGCTGCCAAAAGAGTCATAATGTAAATCTTATCAATTTTGGAGGGCATATACATGATCTTTTGGGGATgggataaaagaaaatgttgacTGGTGAGGCGGTGGTAACTTCAGAATCGCTTCCATCAGTCCTCAATGGATTCTCTTTCCTTCTCTCATCTCCCATGCCTCCTCCTCATCATCTCCTCTCTGTTCTCCGCTGCCACTGCTAGGGCTTCAATCTCCGCATCCGAGGCGGAGAAAGTCCCTCTGGCCCTGTACTACGAGACGCTCTGCCCTTACTGCTCAAATTTCATTGTGAATCATCTGATAAAGCTCTTCAATAATGGAGATGGTCTCGTCTCCATCGTTGATCTCAAGCTGCTCCCCTACGGCAACGCCAAGATCGGTCCCAACGGCACCATCACTTGCCAGGTTTTCTCCTTCAtcaattatcatcatcatttcccATCGTTTTTTCGCTACTCCTTCAATTATTAACTACGCTTCTACGAATCAGTCACAAGGATGAAGTTCATTATGCACAGGATTGTGCTGGTTTAGGGCCTGTATTGCTTCCGTCCAGGAGAAAAAAACCAGCCATTAGCAGAATTTTCAAAACGTTGAACATTTTATTGaccttctaatttatttatttatttatttattttaatttttcccaACGCCAAAAGGGTGTTTTTTCAGTagtttttctttgataaaatatgttcggtttttttttatatatatattttatagaaatgcttatttttattaaccTTCTaagttttgataaaatatatgaagaatgatgattattaattatattttgagaattatgtttcatgattttgataatattaagaatatcactataatatttatttgatcaAACAGTTACTTTTAGCCATAAGATATTTGTCATATGACTCGTTGTTAACATTCTTCTCGAACCTTCTCTCATCTTcttaataaaaagatataaaatattaaatatataaaagttgtCTGTATGGTTTTCCGGTtgtcttaaaatttaaattttagaaaattatattattaataaatattaaaaatttgcaATTAACCTTCAGAGGAAAGCTACCACGTGTAAAGCACGTGGCACCTCCTGATTACCACTTGCCAATCGTTTTTACCCAATTGCAGCCAGTATACAGCCGGAGGCGCTGTCACTGCTCAGAGCTTCGTCTTTTGTGtgcaaaaatggctcaacctaACTGAACTAAAGGCCCATTCCCTCTCTTTAGACCTCTAAATTGAAACACCTCCTCACCTTCTTTCTTTGCCATGGCTTCTCGCAGTTTCGTTGCGgtctctcttctctcttttctcttcttgttTTCTTCAGCTTCTGGAGCTCTTCCTTCTGATTCCGACAAAGTCTCTCTTGGTTTGTACTACGAGTCTCTTTGCCCTTACAGTGCCAATTTTATCATCAACTATCTTGTTAAGATCTTCGAAAATGGGCTCATCTCCATCGTCGATCTCAACCTCGTTCCCTTCGGTAACGCAAAGATCAGGGGCAACAACACCATTGATTGCCAGGTTTTGTTGGCTGTTTCACTAAGCTTCTGCTTGGCTTCAATTCAGGCCATTCTATTTTTTGCTTTCAATCATAATGAAAAACTACCTTCGAAATGCGATTCCAATTTGCATACTCGGAATTTGGCCGGTTTTTGTTCCTGATTTGATTCTGGGTCTAATCTGAATTCGAATTTAGCTGATTTTATTCCCCTTTGAAACGCAATAGAAAAACCTACTTGTTAATGTTCTTCCAATTTGGATAATCTGAATTTGGCTTATTTTTTGTTCCTAATTCAATTCTAGTTCCAACCTTAATTCAaatttagcctttttttttttttttttcaaagagaaaGATTTGGGTCCCGCTTAACTTCTATCTATGTAACGTGTTGAATCTTTTAAGGTTCTACTATTTTCACCTGGATGGACTGATTGCCACACAATCTGAGCTTTTACTCTTCCATGGTTACTTTAAGCCATCCTAATTCTGTTAGAAAAATAATCTATTGCATGAAAACACTTTTTCAAGTCTGAAGATGTATTCACATTTGATATAGTCTTGTGTGCTGGATATAGTCTTGATTGGCCATGTTTCAAACATGacttggattttctttttcaggGCACAAAATTTTAGTCTTAACTtataatggaattttttttccttgcctTAGGCTCATGCACATGTTTTTTATGATGGCAGCATGGCCCAGCTGAATGCTTACTAAACACTGTGGAAGCTTGTGCAATTGATGTGTGGCCTGATCTGGTAAGACTTGATTTTTTGAGTGcaaagcaatatatatatacaggtAAGCTTATGTAAAATATTGTTGCACCTACACATATTATGATAGTAAATATGTTTGTGCCAAACATGTTATTCTAGGCCATCAACCTGAATCTATGCTGAGACAATAATAACAATGTTACTATCACCCAAACTTAAAAACAAAGTTTGATGTTGCTTGTTTTGGTTGTGTGGCATGGGGGTGGGAAGAAAAAGGTGGTGGGTGTTAAAATTTCACATGATCATGTTCATGAATATATCCTTGTTCTGCTTAGAAAGGCAAACCTTGTAATTGTCTTGCTGCTGTTCTTTGTTTCAGGAAAGTTGTAGATAACATGTAGATTGTTTGGAAATTAAGTATTCATTTACCTTATCTCAATCCTGAAGACACTGTGTTTTAATGCAGAGTcagcatttttctttcatatactGCATTGAGACTTTGGTATATGAGCGCAAATATCCCCAGTGGGAAACATGTTTTGAGAAGTTAGGGTTGGACCCAAAACCCATCTCTGATTGCTACAATAGTGGATATGGCAAAGAGGTTAGTGTTGACTCCTAATTGCATTTGGTTTTATATTATTCCTTAAAGTTGTGTTGATATTACACATGCAACTATCCTTTCTCAAAGTGAATGAGCACCAGTACTGTATAATTTTATACGGAATTGCAGTAGTTTTAGTATCTGTAAACCATGGCCCAGCAAACTATTATGAACTCTTTGAATATTCTGCAGATTCTGTTGTTTGTCTTGTTCATACCTGGATAGTGTCCTGTTTtcatacacacacacacccaCATACATATATACCTTCTGTGGTATATCGAATGTTGTGTCATACTTGAATATGTGATCTATTAATGTGATTAGACTCTAAAATTGAAGTCTTGGGGTTTCTTCACTCAGAAATGCATATAGTATTGTTTGCCTAATGACTAAAAAACATCTCAAATCTTTTTGAAAACATCTCAATTGTGATCAGGAAGATTCTGAGGTTGTGTGTGTACAAATACTCTTCTACACTTATGTATCCTGAGTAGACCTCATTCTAGTTACCCTAACGTTTCGGTTTCCTTATTTCCCTGGAGTTAAAATCTAATGTGCGGATACATGCATGTAAGCATGGATAGGAGAAATTTGGGAC
The sequence above is drawn from the Vitis riparia cultivar Riparia Gloire de Montpellier isolate 1030 chromosome 6, EGFV_Vit.rip_1.0, whole genome shotgun sequence genome and encodes:
- the LOC117916182 gene encoding cinnamoyl-CoA reductase 1 codes for the protein MSSESGSVTRSEVVCVTGGSGYIGSWLVCLLLRRGYTVHATVKNLKDERETKHLEALEGADSSLRLFQIDVLDYDSIVAAVNGTAGVFHLASPCIVDKVQDPEKELLDPAIKGTNNVLTAAKELGVGRVVVTSSISAIIPSPNWPADVVKGEDCWTDTEYCKQKGIWYPLSKTLAEKAAWEFAKEKGLDVVVVNPGTVMGPILPPGLNASMLMILRLLQGCTDIYEDFFMGSVHVKDVALAHILVYENKSASGRHLCVEAISHYGDFAAKVAELYPEYKVPRLPKDTQPGLLRAKTASKKLMDLGLQFIPMEQIIKDSVESLRSKGFIS
- the LOC117916183 gene encoding gamma-interferon-responsive lysosomal thiol protein isoform X1 — encoded protein: MDSLSFSHLPCLLLIISSLFSAATARASISASEAEKVPLALYYETLCPYCSNFIVNHLIKLFNNGDGLVSIVDLKLLPYGNAKIGPNGTITCQHGPAECLLNTVEACAIDVWPDLSQHFSFIYCIETLVYERKYPQWETCFEKLGLDPKPISDCYNSGYGKELELKYAAETNGLQPPHKYVPWVVVDGQPLYEEYENFISYICKAYKGTSIPSACNELSLNTIVKENVNPAGPVCYTEETIKPTLSSIIGSTIKAWMQRMNRAALI
- the LOC117916183 gene encoding gamma-interferon-responsive lysosomal thiol protein isoform X2, which codes for MASRSFVAVSLLSFLFLFSSASGALPSDSDKVSLGLYYESLCPYSANFIINYLVKIFENGLISIVDLNLVPFGNAKIRGNNTIDCQHGPAECLLNTVEACAIDVWPDLSQHFSFIYCIETLVYERKYPQWETCFEKLGLDPKPISDCYNSGYGKELELKYAAETNGLQPPHKYVPWVVVDGQPLYEEYENFISYICKAYKGTSIPSACNELSLNTIVKENVNPAGPVCYTEETIKPTLSSIIGSTIKAWMQRMNRAALI